Proteins encoded in a region of the bacterium genome:
- the pilM gene encoding type IV pilus assembly protein PilM, which yields MAKRNKLGIGLDIGSRSIQLAVLRAKRGSVSVERIASKELPHDAIVEGVVMDTDAVCSRIGELLKENQVKGREIAISVGGRRVMIKRVATDEMSEEELSATIAYEARTNLPYDIKELSLDYARLPQDPDTGRMGVLLVAAKNEVVGDAVDHLRWAGGHPVLLEAEPFALQAALTEAGYLEEQGTVAVLQLGFQTTDVTLFAGGVYDTNRNLNVGGKIYVEELIREMGIPFERAAALLAAAERSLDETEVLNRVAFRVSEKIAEQIERSFPEYFGLGAENPLSRIMLCGGGAHLPMLEAALRERFGIEVIVCDPFQRFELNPKTVDPAVAAASAPDFAAAVGLALRLLDDSHPGFNLLLAQDRPEHRKVKYAGLGTVLPIMGFSILLFGMVMVYLSQEGALDALGKRLEGIRKEASLYQDKIELVESLSRKRADIAARMDVISRLDRNRFARIRLLQLINNALPELTWITDVQESATPRGPGAKVMGVTSSNLKVSEFMSNLLRSGSVTGVDLLVSEQTEIGHANVTRFTLQIAMGDLGIQEQKPPENVDLLKRGAQAIRERRAAEEDLKKQTGK from the coding sequence ATGGCGAAACGGAACAAGTTGGGAATCGGACTCGACATCGGCAGTCGGAGCATTCAACTCGCCGTATTGCGAGCCAAGCGCGGTTCGGTGAGCGTGGAACGTATCGCGTCCAAAGAGCTGCCCCATGATGCGATCGTGGAAGGCGTCGTCATGGACACGGACGCCGTCTGCAGCCGCATTGGCGAGTTGCTGAAAGAGAATCAGGTCAAGGGCCGCGAGATCGCGATTTCCGTCGGCGGCCGCCGAGTAATGATTAAGCGCGTAGCCACCGACGAGATGAGCGAGGAAGAGCTCAGCGCTACCATCGCCTATGAAGCCCGAACGAATCTTCCGTACGATATCAAGGAGCTGTCCCTTGACTATGCGCGTCTTCCGCAGGACCCCGACACCGGACGAATGGGCGTGCTGCTGGTGGCCGCCAAGAACGAAGTGGTTGGCGACGCGGTGGATCACCTTCGATGGGCGGGCGGGCATCCGGTACTCCTCGAAGCCGAACCGTTTGCGTTGCAGGCTGCGCTGACGGAGGCCGGATATCTCGAGGAACAGGGCACGGTCGCCGTACTGCAGCTTGGATTCCAAACGACCGACGTCACCCTCTTCGCCGGCGGCGTGTACGATACGAACCGCAACCTCAACGTCGGCGGCAAGATCTACGTGGAAGAGCTGATCCGGGAAATGGGGATTCCGTTCGAGCGGGCGGCGGCACTCTTGGCGGCCGCCGAACGCAGTCTCGATGAAACGGAGGTATTGAACCGGGTGGCTTTCAGGGTGAGCGAGAAGATTGCCGAGCAGATCGAGCGGAGTTTCCCCGAGTATTTCGGACTGGGCGCCGAGAATCCTCTCTCGCGGATCATGCTGTGCGGCGGCGGCGCACACTTGCCGATGTTGGAAGCGGCTCTCCGCGAACGGTTCGGAATCGAGGTCATCGTTTGCGATCCGTTCCAGCGGTTTGAACTCAATCCGAAGACGGTGGATCCGGCGGTAGCGGCGGCCTCGGCCCCGGACTTCGCGGCGGCGGTGGGGCTGGCATTGAGGCTTCTCGACGACAGCCATCCCGGCTTCAATCTGCTGCTGGCGCAAGATCGGCCCGAACACCGCAAAGTCAAATACGCGGGACTGGGCACCGTCCTGCCCATCATGGGCTTCTCCATTCTGCTGTTCGGAATGGTGATGGTATATCTCTCTCAGGAAGGCGCGCTCGACGCGCTGGGAAAACGACTCGAGGGGATTCGCAAAGAAGCGAGTCTGTATCAGGACAAGATCGAGCTGGTGGAGAGTCTCAGCCGCAAACGAGCCGATATCGCCGCGCGGATGGACGTGATATCGCGATTGGACCGGAACCGTTTCGCGCGAATCAGACTTCTGCAGCTCATCAACAATGCCCTTCCTGAATTGACGTGGATTACGGACGTTCAGGAGAGCGCCACCCCCCGCGGACCGGGAGCCAAAGTGATGGGCGTAACCAGCTCGAACCTGAAAGTCTCCGAGTTCATGTCCAATTTGCTGCGCAGCGGATCGGTGACCGGCGTGGATCTCCTGGTGTCGGAGCAGACGGAAATCGGCCACGCGAACGTGACCCGCTTCACCCTGCAGATTGCGATGGGCGATCTGGGAATTCAGGAGCAGAAGCCGCCCGAGAACGTGGATCTCTTGAAACGCGGCGCACAAGCCATTCGGGAACGGCGGGCCGCGGAAGAAGATCTGAAGAAACAAACCGGCAAATAA
- a CDS encoding DUF4388 domain-containing protein, with protein sequence MSTHRARLGQIERDRVIPLIESLLGENWSGALRLRSGRRIGVAWLVNGQIAHALSIEGTVRIEGPPALEELADWTEGTYLLEPGSLPPARSIRESSLELLARIRSTPHSKEMPRAAEVETPAGPELEEVLRHLRQRVPEIQSLTVSAGGLVEMTTERDQETREWLNRQLKTFLGNAGDQPETLYVRQGEHTLLIVKTGQFATVLSAQSQTAPEALFWAGAEAGRQMTLLGDVRDSQGDE encoded by the coding sequence TGAACGGGATCGAGTGATTCCCTTGATCGAGTCGCTTCTCGGTGAAAACTGGAGTGGGGCGCTGCGGCTTCGGAGTGGCCGACGGATCGGCGTTGCCTGGCTGGTCAACGGACAGATCGCCCACGCACTGTCCATCGAGGGAACCGTCCGCATTGAGGGTCCTCCGGCGCTGGAAGAGCTGGCCGATTGGACGGAAGGAACGTACCTGCTGGAGCCCGGCTCGCTTCCCCCCGCGCGCTCGATCCGTGAGAGTTCATTGGAATTGTTGGCTCGTATTCGCTCCACGCCGCATTCCAAGGAGATGCCTCGCGCCGCGGAAGTTGAAACGCCGGCCGGACCGGAGCTGGAAGAAGTCTTGCGTCATCTTCGCCAGCGAGTCCCGGAAATACAGAGTTTGACGGTGAGTGCCGGAGGGCTTGTGGAGATGACCACGGAACGGGATCAGGAAACCCGCGAGTGGCTGAATCGGCAGTTGAAAACGTTCTTGGGAAACGCCGGCGATCAGCCGGAGACATTGTACGTCCGGCAGGGCGAGCATACCTTGCTGATCGTCAAGACGGGTCAGTTTGCCACGGTTCTCTCGGCCCAGTCGCAGACTGCGCCCGAAGCGTTGTTCTGGGCGGGAGCCGAGGCCGGCCGGCAGATGACGTTGCTCGGAGACGTACGCGATTCGCAGGGTGACGAATGA
- a CDS encoding response regulator, which translates to MDDRQTRLTQVLIVDDDPRYTEMLAVALEVEGFLTERVHDPRKVHEMALAMNPDVIVTDVAMPDMDGFTMAAGLKSDRRTAQIPLLFVSATGEPAKGSVNFDGTDVNYLMKPFSMKELVSRIRLLSRQSTEGVRS; encoded by the coding sequence ATGGATGATCGGCAGACTAGGCTGACGCAGGTACTGATCGTGGATGATGATCCCCGATACACGGAAATGCTGGCTGTCGCCTTGGAAGTGGAAGGCTTTCTTACGGAGCGCGTGCATGATCCCCGCAAAGTGCATGAAATGGCGCTGGCGATGAACCCGGACGTGATCGTTACCGACGTGGCCATGCCCGACATGGATGGTTTCACGATGGCGGCCGGACTGAAATCCGATCGGCGAACGGCCCAAATTCCGCTTCTTTTCGTGTCCGCCACGGGGGAGCCGGCAAAAGGCTCGGTGAATTTCGACGGAACTGACGTGAATTATCTCATGAAACCGTTTTCGATGAAGGAACTGGTCTCGCGAATCCGTTTGCTTTCGCGGCAAAGCACAGAAGGAGTGCGGTCGTGA
- a CDS encoding PAS domain-containing protein yields the protein MTEALQRLQDRPHGLLGEHPWQVVVETGLDIVYVATPTGEYLEVNPRMCVVFQLPREKMIGSTVFDRLEGEQVAITRRVLDEIRRQRIPERSTRTYTIGKNRQYTFELLESPLIHNGEVWAIAGIGRDVSQEIVLEQKLWDASESRRTSVDFALRTSLGLIKGYVYTLRRYGDLSEAQHARYTQIIEEEVDHLARIVENILDVRRLENSALETELDVVNVAEAVANAVAHCSDEATRRNVELEFSVPKSVQPMYLPKEALCRVLMNLIQNGMHHTLHDGKIGLTVEDHETYVDIFVRDNGVGIPEGEISNIFDKYYRGAGSAASGAQGAGMGLTIVRLLVEAMGGRISVQSRVGKGSEFRVTLPRRPVETFSIGAAPSPTQSNLSRETTHV from the coding sequence GTGACCGAGGCGCTGCAGCGGCTTCAAGACCGTCCGCACGGTTTGTTGGGCGAACACCCGTGGCAAGTCGTGGTGGAAACGGGCCTCGACATCGTGTACGTGGCCACGCCCACGGGCGAGTACCTGGAGGTCAATCCGCGGATGTGCGTGGTCTTCCAGTTGCCGCGCGAGAAAATGATCGGTTCGACGGTGTTCGACAGGCTCGAAGGCGAACAAGTGGCCATCACCCGCCGAGTCCTCGACGAAATCCGACGACAGCGAATCCCCGAGCGCTCGACGCGCACCTATACGATCGGCAAGAATCGGCAGTATACGTTCGAACTCCTGGAGAGTCCGCTCATTCACAATGGAGAGGTATGGGCGATCGCCGGGATCGGGCGGGACGTAAGCCAGGAGATTGTTCTCGAGCAGAAACTCTGGGACGCATCGGAGAGCCGCCGGACGTCGGTGGATTTCGCTCTGCGCACGTCGCTCGGACTCATCAAAGGGTACGTATACACTCTGCGACGATACGGTGATCTGTCGGAAGCGCAACACGCGCGTTATACGCAGATTATCGAGGAAGAAGTGGATCATCTGGCGCGGATCGTGGAGAATATCCTTGATGTTCGCCGACTTGAGAATTCCGCTCTGGAAACCGAACTCGACGTCGTGAACGTGGCGGAGGCGGTGGCCAATGCCGTGGCCCATTGCAGCGACGAGGCGACGCGGCGGAACGTGGAACTGGAATTTTCGGTTCCGAAGAGCGTGCAGCCGATGTATCTGCCGAAAGAAGCTCTCTGTCGCGTGCTGATGAACCTGATTCAAAACGGAATGCACCACACGTTGCACGACGGGAAGATCGGGTTGACGGTCGAAGACCACGAGACCTATGTGGACATCTTCGTGCGCGACAACGGCGTAGGAATCCCGGAAGGCGAAATTTCCAATATCTTTGATAAGTACTATCGCGGAGCGGGTTCAGCGGCATCCGGAGCGCAGGGCGCCGGGATGGGGCTGACCATCGTTCGACTGCTGGTGGAAGCGATGGGAGGACGGATTTCGGTGCAAAGCCGGGTCGGCAAAGGCAGCGAGTTTCGCGTTACGTTGCCGCGACGCCCGGTGGAAACGTTCAGCATCGGAGCCGCTCCCTCGCCGACGCAGTCGAACCTATCCCGTGAAACCACTCACGTCTGA